The following proteins are encoded in a genomic region of Lactiplantibacillus plantarum:
- a CDS encoding DUF2207 domain-containing protein, producing the protein MSKKRRLSWLSVLGLLAGFCWWFSLAMRAAADYDIDQYQVNVAIQRDGSANVTQAMTYQFDDDYHGVFNVQDLKGIQGAQLEGVTTQLNGGTTVTAAPSETGANNTYQLTQNADRMRVKLYRQVQEDDKLRVVYRYRLKGVVTNYADTAELNWKVIGSGWDVPLNNVKIVIQLPAKNVSALQAWTHGPLSGQTKVERAAGRVTMTLGHNPANQFVESHLLFPTTVTATNTRTNTAKRKATVQKQEAKLAQEANEKRRRNQLLRRVIFGAAVAGWLLVMIGYLWWLARHPAKPHQQPIPINHSFDVPPVTPAVAESLWAQRSPNTDALTAEILRAAANQEITIETVAGHRKPDVRLTQLKPVTNSFLAHCFDKIAVDGQFMLTDLKKYGKRDKAGRLGKWFSRWQTEVDQDVAVYQDETNYRLRNQWLMAAVVVSVMGMIATGAGLLVSPKVVTLMVIPAVVAAVAFWIGWIIQRRRIAINTDAGLELRNQINGLRRMLKDIGHFNTAQVGDLILWEQILPYAAAFGLANQVTKQLAIDFGTEALATGMLVYYPLFYANGGLDFDLSGAINDSFSGALDASGSASSASGGSGGFSGGSSGGFGGGSGGGAF; encoded by the coding sequence ATGTCGAAGAAGCGACGATTAAGTTGGCTGAGCGTGCTCGGACTATTGGCAGGATTTTGTTGGTGGTTTAGCTTAGCAATGCGCGCGGCTGCGGATTATGATATTGACCAATATCAAGTCAATGTAGCCATTCAACGTGATGGTAGTGCGAATGTAACGCAAGCGATGACTTATCAATTTGATGATGATTATCACGGGGTATTTAATGTTCAAGATTTGAAAGGTATTCAGGGGGCCCAGTTGGAAGGGGTCACGACGCAACTGAATGGTGGGACCACGGTGACGGCGGCGCCAAGTGAAACGGGGGCCAACAACACGTATCAGTTGACCCAAAATGCTGACCGGATGCGTGTCAAGCTCTACCGGCAAGTTCAAGAAGATGATAAGTTACGGGTTGTCTATCGGTATCGGCTTAAAGGGGTCGTAACGAACTATGCAGACACGGCCGAACTGAATTGGAAAGTGATTGGTAGTGGCTGGGATGTACCACTGAATAATGTCAAAATCGTGATTCAGTTACCTGCCAAGAATGTGAGCGCGTTACAAGCCTGGACGCACGGACCGTTGAGTGGTCAGACAAAAGTTGAGCGCGCGGCAGGCCGGGTGACGATGACGTTGGGACATAATCCCGCGAACCAATTCGTTGAAAGTCACCTACTATTTCCAACCACGGTCACGGCGACGAATACGCGGACGAATACTGCCAAGCGAAAAGCGACGGTCCAAAAACAAGAAGCTAAGTTGGCACAGGAAGCTAATGAAAAACGGCGACGTAATCAGTTACTGCGTCGCGTTATCTTTGGTGCCGCGGTGGCTGGTTGGTTATTGGTCATGATTGGCTATCTTTGGTGGCTGGCTCGTCATCCGGCTAAGCCACATCAGCAGCCGATTCCCATCAATCATTCATTTGACGTGCCACCAGTAACACCAGCAGTTGCTGAGTCATTGTGGGCACAGCGGTCGCCGAATACGGATGCTTTAACGGCTGAGATTTTGCGAGCAGCAGCTAATCAAGAAATAACGATTGAAACGGTTGCGGGTCACCGAAAACCGGATGTGCGGTTAACGCAATTGAAACCAGTGACTAACTCATTTTTGGCTCACTGTTTTGATAAAATCGCGGTTGACGGGCAGTTCATGTTAACGGATCTCAAAAAATACGGGAAGCGTGATAAAGCTGGTCGGTTGGGCAAATGGTTTAGCCGCTGGCAGACCGAAGTAGACCAAGACGTGGCGGTCTATCAAGACGAAACTAATTATCGGCTTCGTAATCAATGGCTGATGGCAGCAGTTGTCGTGAGTGTTATGGGGATGATTGCCACGGGTGCTGGGTTATTAGTTAGTCCGAAGGTCGTGACCCTGATGGTGATTCCAGCGGTAGTGGCCGCGGTGGCTTTCTGGATTGGCTGGATAATTCAACGGCGGCGGATTGCCATCAATACTGACGCAGGCTTGGAATTACGTAATCAAATCAATGGACTACGCCGCATGCTTAAGGATATTGGGCACTTTAATACGGCCCAAGTCGGTGATTTGATTTTGTGGGAACAAATCTTGCCATACGCCGCGGCTTTTGGACTAGCCAATCAAGTGACTAAGCAATTGGCGATTGATTTTGGTACGGAAGCATTGGCTACGGGGATGCTCGTGTATTACCCACTCTTCTATGCGAATGGTGGGCTGGACTTCGATTTGTCCGGTGCAATCAACGATAGTTTTAGTGGCGCCTTAGATGCCTCTGGAAGCGCTAGTTCGGCGTCGGGTGGTTCAGGAGGCTTCTCCGGCGGTAGTTCTGGTGGCTTTGGCGGTGGCTCCGGTGGTGGTGCCTTCTAA
- a CDS encoding Cof-type HAD-IIB family hydrolase — MTIKLIATDMDGTFLNDYGDYDQERFANDYAALQQRGIQFVIASGHQASELATTFSAYPEMWLIGGNGAELWQREAGLKAATFSPQATQQVLAALAPYPELQVALCGTQTVHVLAHANPQFVANMRDYYYQLETCADLTTVTDPVVKFDVICPAAMTEQLVYELTPKLAGIAVPASGGQGSMDLIQPGMHKGRALKQLGEQLGILPDEMLVFGDGTNDLEMFHYATHAVAMQNAPENVQANATAVTGTNVDNGVLDYIEQHILS, encoded by the coding sequence ATGACGATTAAATTAATAGCAACGGATATGGATGGGACGTTTTTAAATGATTATGGTGATTATGACCAGGAGCGGTTTGCCAACGACTATGCGGCGCTACAGCAGCGCGGTATTCAGTTTGTGATTGCCAGTGGTCACCAAGCGTCGGAACTAGCCACGACCTTTAGTGCTTACCCTGAAATGTGGTTGATTGGTGGTAACGGCGCGGAACTGTGGCAACGAGAAGCGGGACTCAAAGCTGCGACGTTCAGTCCCCAAGCAACTCAGCAAGTGTTAGCGGCCCTGGCACCGTATCCTGAATTACAAGTGGCATTGTGTGGCACCCAAACGGTCCATGTGTTGGCGCACGCGAACCCGCAGTTTGTAGCTAATATGCGTGACTACTATTACCAATTAGAGACATGTGCGGATTTAACCACAGTTACTGATCCGGTTGTGAAGTTCGACGTTATTTGTCCCGCGGCAATGACGGAGCAGTTAGTATATGAACTTACCCCTAAGCTCGCTGGCATTGCCGTACCCGCTTCAGGTGGTCAGGGCAGTATGGACTTGATTCAGCCGGGAATGCACAAAGGCCGCGCCCTCAAACAGCTTGGTGAACAGTTGGGTATTCTGCCGGATGAGATGTTAGTTTTTGGCGACGGCACCAATGATCTTGAGATGTTTCACTATGCGACCCATGCGGTTGCCATGCAAAACGCGCCTGAAAATGTCCAAGCCAATGCGACAGCGGTGACAGGTACCAATGTGGACAATGGTGTATTGGATTATATTGAACAACATATTTTGAGTTAA
- a CDS encoding ABC-F family ATP-binding cassette domain-containing protein, whose amino-acid sequence MLTVNNVSMQFSTRKLYEDVNLKFTPGNCYGVIGANGAGKSTFLKILEGKLQPTTGTVSMGPNERMSSLNQNHFAFEDEEVLATVIRGHEKLYEIMTEKDALYAKPDFSDEDGIRAAELEGEFAEMDGWNAESEADQLLQNLGIDESMQHLKMSELTEPQKVKVLLGQALFGSPDVLLLDEPTNGLDVQSISWLEDFLAGYEKTVIVVSHDRHFLNQVCTHMCDVDFGKITLFVGNYDFWVESSQLAAKLQANANAKKADQIKELQEFVARFSANASKSKQATSRKKQLEKITLDDIKPSSRKYPFIKFTPDREIGNDLVKVENVSKSIEGVKILDNISFTLRPNEKTALISRNDLATTTLMQIIAGSMAPDSGTVTWGQTTSRTYLPKDINEEYAGSELPIIDWLRQFASKEESDNTFLRGFLGKMLFSGSDVERPVNVLSGGEKVRGMLSKMMLSRANVLLLDDPTNHLDLESITALNDSLIDFKGAIVFTSHDHEFIQTIADHIVEVSAKGVVDRGDTTYDEYLAHEATQGRVQDLY is encoded by the coding sequence ATGCTCACCGTAAATAATGTTAGTATGCAGTTTTCAACACGTAAGCTTTATGAAGATGTCAATTTAAAATTCACGCCGGGAAACTGCTACGGCGTTATTGGTGCCAATGGTGCTGGTAAGTCGACGTTCTTAAAAATCTTGGAAGGTAAATTACAACCGACTACTGGGACGGTCTCGATGGGGCCTAACGAGCGGATGTCTAGCTTGAATCAAAATCACTTTGCTTTTGAAGATGAAGAAGTGTTAGCAACTGTTATTCGTGGTCACGAAAAGTTATACGAAATCATGACTGAAAAAGATGCGTTGTATGCCAAGCCTGATTTTAGCGATGAAGATGGGATTCGGGCTGCTGAATTAGAAGGCGAATTTGCCGAAATGGATGGCTGGAACGCAGAGTCGGAAGCGGACCAGTTGTTACAAAACCTTGGTATCGATGAATCGATGCAACACTTGAAGATGAGCGAGTTAACTGAACCGCAAAAGGTGAAAGTCTTATTAGGTCAAGCGCTGTTTGGAAGCCCCGACGTGCTATTACTGGATGAACCGACGAACGGGTTGGACGTCCAATCAATTAGCTGGTTGGAAGACTTTTTGGCTGGTTACGAAAAGACGGTCATTGTCGTTTCTCATGACCGGCATTTTCTAAATCAAGTTTGTACCCACATGTGTGACGTCGACTTTGGCAAGATCACACTATTTGTTGGGAATTATGATTTTTGGGTGGAATCTAGCCAGTTAGCGGCCAAGTTGCAAGCGAATGCCAATGCCAAGAAAGCTGACCAAATTAAAGAGTTGCAAGAATTCGTGGCGCGATTCAGTGCCAATGCTTCGAAATCTAAGCAAGCCACCTCACGGAAGAAACAATTGGAGAAAATTACGTTGGATGATATCAAACCATCATCACGTAAATATCCGTTCATTAAGTTCACGCCAGACCGTGAAATCGGTAATGACCTTGTGAAGGTCGAGAATGTCTCCAAGTCGATTGAAGGCGTTAAGATTCTTGATAACATTAGCTTCACGCTCCGTCCCAATGAAAAAACGGCGTTGATCAGCCGCAACGATTTGGCAACGACAACACTGATGCAAATTATTGCTGGGTCGATGGCACCAGATAGTGGCACGGTGACCTGGGGACAAACGACTTCGCGGACTTATTTGCCTAAAGATATTAATGAAGAATACGCGGGTAGTGAATTGCCAATTATTGATTGGTTACGCCAGTTTGCATCGAAAGAAGAAAGTGACAATACTTTCTTGCGAGGTTTCCTGGGTAAAATGTTGTTCTCTGGTAGCGATGTTGAACGACCAGTGAACGTGCTATCTGGTGGTGAAAAAGTACGGGGAATGTTATCAAAGATGATGCTTAGTCGGGCTAACGTCTTATTATTAGATGATCCGACCAACCATTTGGACCTGGAATCCATTACCGCACTGAATGATAGTCTGATTGATTTTAAAGGCGCCATCGTCTTTACTTCTCATGACCATGAATTTATTCAAACGATTGCCGACCACATTGTCGAAGTGAGTGCGAAAGGCGTTGTTGATCGTGGTGATACGACTTATGATGAATACTTGGCCCATGAAGCAACACAGGGCCGGGTGCAAGATCTTTATTAG